Proteins from a genomic interval of Bdellovibrionales bacterium:
- a CDS encoding LD-carboxypeptidase — MNGKSRGTREKTTSGAKATTGDKTTTGAKAAAKPRFKNVTWPKIKPDDIIDLVAPGFGPTPKEIRGAVKFLRAWGLNPRVPVDLLGPDILCSNSDEKRFQLLRKALFAKDSKAIWCLRGGYGANRLLPYLQRLKPPASNKVLIGYSDVTTVHLFLNQQWGWNTIHGPLLDRFGAGAGRSKDKKELKQCLFGERDFLQFTELRPLNQKAQASGIVRGRLTGGNLTTWTSAIGTAWAGKPQGKILFFEDIGEQGRKVDRMLVQLEQSGGFKGLKALIFGEFVGGAQPNGRYVWPDVLRRFADEAPFPVFDHFPAGHGQSQRPVPFGPMAVLKKGKRPELTVKVGSQG, encoded by the coding sequence AAAAAACAACCTCTGGGGCTAAAGCAACAACCGGGGATAAAACAACAACCGGGGCAAAAGCAGCTGCCAAGCCAAGGTTTAAAAATGTAACCTGGCCGAAAATTAAGCCCGATGACATCATTGATTTGGTGGCTCCTGGATTCGGGCCGACGCCAAAAGAAATCAGAGGCGCTGTTAAATTTTTGCGTGCCTGGGGACTAAATCCTCGTGTCCCGGTTGATTTATTAGGTCCTGATATTTTGTGTTCGAATTCGGATGAAAAGAGATTTCAACTGCTGCGCAAGGCCCTCTTTGCCAAAGACTCGAAGGCCATCTGGTGCCTTCGCGGAGGGTATGGTGCCAATCGATTGCTTCCCTACTTGCAGCGACTCAAACCGCCAGCCAGCAACAAAGTTCTGATCGGATACAGCGATGTGACGACAGTCCATCTTTTTTTGAATCAGCAGTGGGGGTGGAACACAATACATGGGCCTTTGCTCGATCGATTTGGAGCCGGCGCGGGGCGCAGCAAAGATAAGAAGGAACTAAAGCAGTGCCTATTTGGCGAGAGAGATTTTTTGCAGTTCACTGAGTTGAGACCCCTAAATCAAAAAGCTCAAGCAAGTGGAATTGTCCGTGGCCGCCTCACAGGAGGAAATCTGACCACTTGGACTTCAGCCATTGGAACGGCGTGGGCGGGCAAGCCCCAGGGCAAAATTCTGTTTTTTGAGGACATTGGCGAGCAGGGTCGCAAGGTTGATCGCATGCTTGTTCAGCTCGAGCAGAGTGGGGGGTTCAAGGGATTAAAAGCGCTGATTTTTGGTGAGTTCGTTGGTGGGGCTCAACCAAACGGACGATATGTTTGGCCTGATGTTTTGAGGCGTTTTGCAGATGAGGCGCCTTTTCCCGTCTTCGATCACTTTCCAGCGGGCCATGGTCAATCGCAGAGACCTGTTCCTTTCGGTCCCATGGCCGTTCTCAAGAAGGGCAAGCGTCCTGAATTGACAGTTAAAGTGGGAAGTCAGGGATGA
- a CDS encoding serine hydrolase, protein MNRFESILKEKIEVGTEGTLNSITPGLRIRAYERGKLKGELRLGKVYRFYDLASLTKILFTVSVTMRLVEQGKLKPSRPMTDYLPWFPSETVTVKDVLSHSGGLPWWAPFYSKLNGPIGPVYRWRQLEAHLRKVKTDPKAQAVYSDLDFLMLGMMIENQLGLPLEAIWDDFKKTLKIPRLSLHFNKGNEPKYLRKFYAPTEKCSWRGKTLQGEVHDENCWSLGASPLTRDYLGPLRMFLNGACS, encoded by the coding sequence ATGAATCGATTTGAATCAATACTTAAAGAAAAGATTGAAGTAGGCACCGAAGGTACCTTGAACTCGATCACTCCTGGGCTTAGGATTCGAGCCTATGAGCGAGGCAAGCTGAAGGGAGAACTAAGACTTGGGAAGGTCTATCGATTTTATGATTTGGCTTCGTTGACGAAAATCCTTTTTACCGTATCCGTCACAATGAGGCTCGTTGAACAGGGCAAGCTCAAGCCTTCGAGGCCGATGACCGACTATCTCCCTTGGTTTCCATCTGAGACCGTCACGGTCAAAGATGTTCTGAGTCATTCTGGAGGCTTGCCATGGTGGGCTCCATTTTACTCAAAATTAAATGGACCAATTGGACCTGTTTATCGTTGGCGGCAGTTGGAAGCCCATTTGCGGAAAGTGAAAACAGACCCCAAGGCTCAGGCCGTTTATTCAGACCTTGATTTCCTGATGTTGGGCATGATGATCGAAAATCAGCTCGGTTTACCTCTTGAAGCCATTTGGGATGACTTCAAAAAAACTTTGAAAATACCTCGTTTGAGTCTTCATTTTAACAAGGGAAATGAGCCAAAATATCTTCGAAAATTCTATGCGCCAACGGAGAAATGTTCCTGGAGAGGAAAAACCCTACAGGGCGAAGTGCACGATGAAAATTGTTGGTCATTGGGGGCGTCGCCCCTCACGCGGGACTATTTGGGACCATTGAGGATGTTTCTCAATGGGGCTTGCTCCTGA
- a CDS encoding serine hydrolase: MLVIGGVAPHAGLFGTIEDVSQWGLLLRKSFLDTKGSKLISQKTLRRFARRAIPKSKGDWAMGFMLPSKGKASCGKYFSSQSFGHTGFTGTSLWFDPRRDLLVVILSNRVHPTRENSRFVGLRPQLHDWVVESLEEIS, translated from the coding sequence TTGTTGGTCATTGGGGGCGTCGCCCCTCACGCGGGACTATTTGGGACCATTGAGGATGTTTCTCAATGGGGCTTGCTCCTGAGAAAATCGTTTTTAGATACGAAAGGTTCGAAATTGATTTCTCAGAAAACTCTCAGGAGATTCGCCCGTCGAGCGATTCCCAAAAGCAAGGGCGACTGGGCCATGGGATTTATGTTGCCGAGCAAGGGCAAAGCCAGCTGCGGAAAATACTTTTCGTCCCAGAGTTTTGGGCATACCGGTTTTACGGGTACCTCGTTGTGGTTTGATCCGAGGCGCGATCTTTTGGTGGTGATTCTCTCCAATCGCGTTCATCCCACTCGGGAAAATTCTCGTTTTGTTGGTCTGCGTCCACAGCTTCACGATTGGGTTGTCGAATCATTGGAGGAAATCTCATGA
- the mpl gene encoding UDP-N-acetylmuramate:L-alanyl-gamma-D-glutamyl-meso-diaminopimelate ligase — protein sequence MIPKGSHIHLMGIGGTAMASLAGLLKELGYKITGSDLNVYPPMSTQLAELGIPVMEGYKKENLRDRPDLVIVGNVISRTNEEAQALLASDIPYTSLPKALGDYAIADRNSIVVAGTHGKTTTTALVAVLAEACGLKPGFLIGGIPINFSKSFRVPLSNWFVIEGDEYDTAFFDKVPKFVHYRPRYAILTSVEFDHADIYQDLNAVKNAFALLIDRIPADGLLVVNGEDPHAMELAQACRCKVVTYGLESGDYHVLDRRVELGRNQFTVDHKGQRFVELAIKQFGPHNTLNSLAAFALARELKWPLDKILGGMASFQGVKRRQELIGEPNGITLIEDFAHHPTAVSLTLRTMRERFPQRRLFGVFEPRSATSRRKVFQKDYVKALLGADIAIVAKPYDQSKIQEEDRFSTEELVGELKAAGGVAYEGQGVSHIIELLKNECRSGDVVLLMSNGGFDGIYSKLIQALSPQNETTT from the coding sequence ATGATACCTAAGGGCTCACATATTCATTTGATGGGAATTGGCGGCACTGCAATGGCCAGTCTCGCAGGGCTTTTGAAGGAGCTCGGCTACAAAATCACGGGAAGTGATTTGAACGTCTATCCCCCCATGTCTACTCAGTTGGCCGAACTGGGTATTCCTGTGATGGAGGGCTACAAGAAGGAAAACTTAAGAGATCGCCCTGATCTCGTGATTGTCGGAAATGTGATTTCTCGAACGAATGAAGAGGCGCAGGCACTTTTAGCAAGCGATATTCCTTATACGAGCCTGCCCAAGGCCCTTGGGGATTATGCGATTGCGGACCGAAATTCAATCGTCGTGGCAGGAACTCACGGGAAAACGACCACGACAGCACTGGTCGCAGTTCTCGCTGAGGCCTGTGGCTTAAAGCCAGGATTTTTGATTGGGGGGATCCCCATTAATTTTTCGAAGTCTTTTCGAGTTCCTTTGTCCAATTGGTTTGTGATTGAAGGAGATGAGTACGATACAGCTTTCTTTGATAAGGTTCCAAAATTTGTTCATTATCGTCCTCGCTATGCCATTCTGACGAGTGTGGAATTTGATCATGCCGATATTTATCAGGACCTGAATGCAGTTAAAAATGCCTTCGCGCTTCTGATTGATAGGATACCTGCCGATGGACTTCTTGTCGTGAATGGCGAGGACCCTCACGCCATGGAATTAGCACAGGCTTGTAGATGCAAAGTCGTTACCTATGGATTGGAGAGTGGCGACTATCATGTCTTGGATCGTCGAGTCGAATTGGGACGAAACCAATTTACTGTGGATCACAAGGGACAGCGTTTTGTCGAACTCGCAATCAAACAATTTGGTCCTCACAATACTCTCAACTCTCTGGCGGCCTTTGCCCTTGCGCGAGAGCTGAAGTGGCCCCTCGACAAGATACTCGGCGGTATGGCAAGTTTTCAAGGGGTGAAGAGGCGACAAGAGTTGATCGGTGAGCCAAATGGCATCACGCTCATCGAGGATTTTGCTCATCATCCAACGGCTGTCAGTCTGACTCTCAGGACAATGCGTGAGCGTTTTCCTCAACGACGGCTCTTCGGAGTTTTTGAACCCCGATCGGCGACAAGTCGGAGAAAAGTTTTTCAGAAAGATTACGTGAAAGCTCTCTTAGGAGCAGATATTGCAATTGTTGCCAAACCCTATGACCAAAGCAAAATTCAAGAAGAAGATAGATTCTCAACGGAAGAACTTGTGGGTGAGCTTAAAGCGGCGGGAGGTGTTGCCTACGAAGGGCAGGGTGTTTCTCATATTATAGAGCTACTAAAGAATGAATGTCGATCCGGTGACGTTGTTCTGCTGATGTCCAATGGGGGCTTTGATGGTATCTATTCAAAACTCATTCAAGCCCTGTCGCCTCAAAATGAGACAACGACATGA
- a CDS encoding CreA family protein has product MKKCIFALMVAVASGSVLAEEVGAFRMGSRGWNVLSSNRLKVLAFQDPIVSGATCFISTVEATGLTFSSDPSDSSIACRQTGPISESDLRKIEKSTEGEDIFSVDKGGFNKKFFNLFKELNVRRIYDRKNNTLLYVTYTTKLIEGHIKNSLSAITLYNNK; this is encoded by the coding sequence ATGAAAAAGTGTATTTTTGCTCTTATGGTTGCAGTGGCCAGCGGATCTGTTCTTGCAGAGGAGGTCGGCGCATTTAGAATGGGCTCCAGGGGCTGGAACGTCCTAAGTAGCAATCGACTGAAGGTATTGGCATTTCAAGATCCAATTGTATCTGGAGCGACCTGCTTTATTTCAACTGTGGAAGCAACTGGTCTGACTTTTTCAAGTGACCCATCAGATTCAAGTATTGCATGCCGACAAACGGGTCCAATATCTGAAAGTGACTTGAGGAAAATTGAAAAGAGCACTGAAGGAGAAGATATTTTCTCTGTCGACAAGGGTGGCTTTAATAAGAAATTTTTTAACCTCTTTAAGGAACTAAATGTCAGAAGAATCTATGATAGAAAAAACAATACTTTATTATATGTCACCTACACGACTAAGCTCATCGAAGGACATATAAAAAATTCGCTGAGCGCGATTACTCTCTACAATAACAAATAG
- a CDS encoding transposase, which translates to MSSKRRVFSEEYKAEAIDLAEKMGTTKASQDLGINPANIRRWKIEAQSERPASGAKPMKNWSLRFENSERKMSI; encoded by the coding sequence ATGAGTTCAAAGAGAAGGGTTTTTTCAGAAGAGTATAAGGCCGAAGCCATTGATTTAGCAGAGAAAATGGGAACAACAAAGGCCTCACAAGATCTAGGTATAAATCCGGCAAATATTCGTCGATGGAAAATCGAAGCGCAATCAGAGCGCCCTGCGAGCGGCGCGAAACCTATGAAGAACTGGAGCTTGAGGTTCGAGAACTCAGAAAGGAAAATGAGTATTTGA
- a CDS encoding IS3 family transposase: MILDLSNEVPINRLCRHFGVSTSGYYQWKANSQFKFLTKKREICKEIEEIFKASKSTYGSPRIFHELRSKGFSVSENTVAKYMREMGLDARLKKKYRVRTTNSNHEGPIAPRVFRIEDDLPKDSNQVFAGDITYLRFGSGFFYLAIVLDVCTRKVVGWSVTDSLETTGVLNALQMALANCGNRAKIVFHSDRGIQYASKLFLALLKKKDVIPSMSRKGNCYDNSIVESWFKSFKSECLYRHDYKTEAELRILVLSILKPGTIKKIAFIAWLSKSFGV, encoded by the coding sequence ATGATTTTGGACCTTTCAAATGAAGTTCCTATCAACCGCCTGTGCAGACATTTTGGGGTGAGTACCAGTGGGTATTACCAATGGAAAGCGAATAGTCAGTTCAAATTCTTGACGAAAAAAAGGGAAATCTGCAAGGAAATTGAGGAGATTTTCAAAGCTAGCAAAAGTACCTATGGCTCACCAAGGATCTTTCATGAGCTGAGGAGCAAGGGATTTTCTGTAAGTGAAAATACTGTTGCGAAGTATATGAGGGAGATGGGATTGGATGCCCGATTAAAGAAAAAATATCGAGTGAGAACGACTAATTCGAACCACGAGGGCCCAATTGCTCCACGAGTTTTCAGGATCGAGGATGATCTGCCCAAAGACTCTAATCAGGTCTTTGCCGGAGATATCACTTATCTGAGATTTGGATCTGGCTTTTTCTATCTGGCCATAGTTCTCGATGTTTGTACCCGAAAAGTTGTGGGCTGGTCGGTCACTGACAGTTTAGAAACCACCGGGGTCTTGAATGCTCTGCAGATGGCATTGGCTAATTGCGGAAATAGAGCGAAGATCGTCTTTCACTCGGACCGCGGGATTCAGTACGCGAGCAAATTATTTTTGGCTTTGCTAAAGAAGAAGGATGTGATTCCGAGCATGAGTCGCAAGGGAAACTGCTACGACAATTCGATTGTTGAGAGTTGGTTCAAGTCATTCAAGTCTGAGTGTCTTTACCGTCATGACTACAAAACCGAAGCAGAGTTGAGAATCTTAGTTTTGAGTATATTGAAACCTGGTACAATAAAAAAGATTGCATTCATCGCTTGGCTATCAAAGTCCTTTGGAGTATGA
- a CDS encoding inorganic diphosphatase, whose translation MHPWHDVAVGEQSPFFVNAIIEIPKGSKVKYELDKMSGLIKMDRILFSSVHYPANYGFIPQSYCEDNDPLDILVLGQEAAVPLCIMRAKPIGVMKMLDQGEADDKIISVHADDPEYTQINSINDLPPHRIKEIRRFFEDYKALENKIVKVEEFFDCAEAHRVIEAALTLYKNTSFK comes from the coding sequence ATGCATCCCTGGCACGACGTAGCAGTCGGAGAACAATCTCCCTTTTTTGTAAATGCTATCATAGAAATTCCGAAGGGCTCTAAGGTCAAATACGAGCTCGATAAAATGAGCGGTCTGATCAAAATGGACCGAATCCTTTTCAGCTCTGTCCATTACCCAGCTAACTATGGATTTATTCCTCAAAGCTATTGCGAAGACAATGATCCTCTGGACATTCTCGTTTTGGGACAGGAGGCAGCAGTCCCTCTTTGTATTATGCGAGCAAAGCCAATTGGCGTTATGAAAATGCTGGATCAGGGCGAGGCAGATGACAAAATCATCTCAGTTCACGCCGATGATCCTGAATATACCCAAATTAATTCTATTAATGACCTACCTCCGCACAGAATCAAAGAAATTCGACGATTTTTTGAGGATTACAAGGCACTGGAAAATAAAATCGTCAAGGTGGAAGAGTTCTTTGACTGCGCGGAAGCTCATCGAGTCATCGAAGCAGCATTGACTCTCTACAAGAACACCAGCTTTAAATAG
- a CDS encoding ATP-binding cassette domain-containing protein, with amino-acid sequence MADVLLQVHNGSKAFGSRTLFERASFAVNEGEHIGVIGPNGAGKTTLFRCLTLQDQLDSGQIIRSHSLRLGYLAQEEFLEPGLTVSQYWENICQMPLWDLKRLGQKMGLSDSHLSTPLAALSGGYRMRCKLIGLIGQQPNLLLLDEPTNYLDLESLLVLEEFLQSFGGAFLLISHDREFLRRTTDHTLEVEAGDFTKFNGHIDDYFEQKALLREQLSKQAMSQDAKRKTILQFAARFGAKATKARQVQSRLKRLDKMDSIELKPILVGASIPIAPPFRTGKTVLSAEDLCIGYGDRTILSGIGLTLERADHVGIVGVNGAGKTSLLKVLAGVMAPLQGTLKSGHGVTTGYYAQHVAEELNLTDTVYEALMRKAHPDIIPQQARDLAGALLFSGTDIEKKVKILSGGEKARVALGQILLKRSPLLILDEPTNHLDFHTVEALTQALQTYEGAVVIVSHDRSFIKRLAKKIIEIKDGKALLYPGTYDEYVWSQRQGILSTPSHQSEPAMGNTTLHAMASVNNLHSTNPSSENSLGHSSKPKELRKKIEKEISAFEKEISLLQRKISSDEKRCIELTEALQTSSGSEAQAKMRELSDLGKQMSSLEEKWFSLIGQLEQAKENLK; translated from the coding sequence ATGGCGGACGTTCTCTTACAGGTACACAATGGATCCAAAGCCTTTGGCTCTCGAACTCTTTTTGAAAGAGCCAGTTTCGCGGTCAATGAGGGCGAACATATCGGCGTGATCGGGCCTAACGGTGCTGGAAAAACCACTTTGTTTCGCTGTCTCACTCTCCAAGATCAATTAGACAGCGGCCAAATTATTCGCTCTCATTCCCTGCGCCTTGGCTATTTGGCACAAGAGGAATTCCTAGAGCCTGGGTTAACAGTTTCGCAGTATTGGGAAAACATCTGCCAAATGCCTCTCTGGGATCTCAAGAGACTCGGACAAAAGATGGGTCTCTCCGATAGCCATCTCTCCACTCCCCTTGCTGCACTCAGTGGTGGATATCGGATGAGATGCAAGCTCATTGGGCTTATCGGGCAACAGCCAAACTTGCTTCTACTTGATGAACCAACAAACTATTTGGATCTCGAATCTCTGCTTGTCTTGGAAGAATTTCTCCAAAGCTTTGGTGGGGCTTTTTTACTCATCTCACATGACAGAGAATTTTTGCGGCGCACAACAGATCACACTCTTGAGGTGGAGGCTGGAGATTTTACAAAGTTCAATGGACATATCGATGACTATTTTGAACAAAAAGCCCTTTTGCGAGAACAGCTTTCTAAGCAAGCCATGTCTCAGGACGCCAAACGTAAAACGATCCTTCAATTTGCCGCCAGATTCGGAGCCAAAGCAACTAAGGCCCGCCAAGTTCAGAGTCGCTTAAAGCGACTTGATAAAATGGATTCTATCGAACTCAAACCCATTTTGGTGGGAGCCAGTATTCCAATAGCCCCTCCCTTTAGAACGGGCAAGACTGTTCTCTCTGCAGAAGATCTATGTATCGGCTACGGAGACCGGACTATTTTATCTGGTATTGGACTCACCCTTGAACGGGCGGATCACGTTGGAATTGTCGGTGTCAACGGAGCTGGTAAGACAAGCTTATTGAAAGTCCTCGCCGGAGTTATGGCTCCCCTCCAAGGGACGCTAAAGTCAGGACATGGAGTCACGACAGGCTATTACGCCCAGCATGTCGCAGAGGAGCTCAATCTGACGGATACTGTTTATGAAGCTCTCATGCGAAAAGCTCATCCAGACATCATTCCTCAGCAAGCAAGAGATTTGGCAGGGGCACTTTTGTTTTCGGGAACAGACATCGAAAAGAAGGTCAAAATTTTATCTGGTGGCGAGAAGGCACGAGTCGCGCTCGGACAAATCCTCTTGAAGCGATCACCTTTGCTTATTCTTGATGAGCCCACCAACCATTTGGATTTCCATACCGTTGAGGCGCTCACTCAAGCCCTCCAAACCTATGAGGGAGCCGTCGTCATCGTCAGTCACGATCGAAGTTTTATCAAGCGTCTCGCGAAAAAGATTATCGAAATCAAAGATGGCAAAGCCCTACTCTACCCGGGAACCTACGACGAATATGTTTGGAGCCAGAGGCAAGGGATTCTATCCACGCCTTCTCATCAGTCAGAACCAGCGATGGGCAATACGACGCTTCACGCCATGGCCTCAGTAAACAATCTGCATTCAACCAACCCGAGCTCAGAAAACTCACTTGGTCACTCCTCCAAGCCTAAAGAGCTGAGAAAAAAAATTGAAAAAGAAATTTCTGCCTTCGAAAAGGAAATTTCTCTTCTTCAAAGAAAAATATCCTCAGACGAAAAGCGCTGCATTGAATTGACCGAAGCTTTACAGACATCGTCGGGATCAGAGGCCCAAGCTAAAATGAGAGAGCTAAGTGATTTAGGTAAACAAATGTCGAGTCTGGAGGAAAAATGGTTTTCTCTTATTGGGCAACTTGAGCAAGCAAAAGAAAATTTGAAATGA
- the mutS gene encoding DNA mismatch repair protein MutS has product MWGSSSQHRWPHHEIACSWQKIAICDQIEDPKQAKGLVKRAVTRCLSPGMVYDPDTLDQLAANYLCAYDSENVSFLDTTTGEAFFYRETSADEQRRLMKILCPRELVLGEGQRAEWLDGQFASSHDGSFTFNQGSNMILSGHKLNESLLSESLRESYRVLPVSALRVLSYALSMQGAELSSTLGEFVERRLEKRLVMSPTVLRHLEIFSTYKGDSKGSLFFAINRTKTSAGGRCLKSWLQFPLADEKEINQRLDRLEKWTNCLDDLQALRRTLAAMGDVERRLGKISSPSCSPRDVESLKDSLEVGLSIQSFCDQDVDPSLWQTCSQLTRKIDQILENDAPPSFKDSGIIRQGFDPQLDEWIRLSEDSQTLLAELEAREKAATDISSLKVRYNGVFGFYIEITNAHKTKVPSHYLRKQTLANAERFTTDELIELEKKVLTARTKRLELERDIFAQLRQHILRASADLLVLSRVWSELDIVSSLAWLALEYKYCRPKVFANGQLHLKSSRHPVVEQEVNRRFVPNDISLDEGQCLLLTGPNMAGKSTLMRQVAISAILAQVGGFVPAESASMPIFDRIFTRIGASDYISEGLSTFMVEMQETAEMLHEAGPRSLVILDEVGRGTSTYDGMCLAQAILEFLVERKQSLTLFATHYHELTQLESRLGRVKNAHMSIVEKSGDIQFLHTLVAGPANKSYGIQVAKLAGLPKEVTQRAQGLLKRIEVFKSSTPGQLTFLDYNSPASSVSLESSASLVGESQQEALF; this is encoded by the coding sequence GTGTGGGGTTCCTCATCACAGCATCGCTGGCCCCATCATGAAATTGCTTGCAGCTGGCAAAAAATCGCTATTTGCGATCAGATTGAGGACCCAAAGCAGGCAAAAGGCCTTGTGAAGAGGGCTGTGACCCGCTGTTTGAGTCCTGGAATGGTTTATGATCCTGATACTTTGGATCAACTTGCGGCCAATTACCTTTGTGCCTACGATTCTGAGAATGTCAGCTTCTTGGATACGACCACAGGAGAGGCATTTTTTTACCGTGAAACAAGTGCTGATGAACAGAGGCGACTGATGAAAATACTTTGCCCAAGAGAATTGGTGCTGGGAGAAGGGCAGCGTGCAGAGTGGTTGGATGGCCAGTTTGCGAGTTCACATGATGGATCTTTCACGTTTAATCAAGGTTCAAATATGATTTTGTCTGGCCACAAGCTGAACGAGTCATTGCTATCTGAATCCTTGAGAGAGAGCTATAGAGTCTTGCCCGTCAGCGCCTTGCGAGTTTTGAGCTATGCCTTATCGATGCAGGGGGCGGAGCTCAGTTCCACTCTGGGAGAATTTGTAGAGAGACGCCTTGAAAAGAGGCTTGTGATGTCTCCCACCGTGCTCAGGCACCTGGAGATATTTTCAACCTACAAGGGAGACTCAAAGGGGAGTTTGTTTTTTGCGATCAATCGGACGAAGACCTCGGCTGGTGGGAGGTGCTTGAAGAGTTGGCTGCAGTTCCCTCTCGCTGATGAAAAAGAAATTAATCAGAGGCTGGATCGCTTAGAAAAGTGGACGAACTGTCTTGATGATTTACAGGCGCTTCGCAGGACACTGGCCGCCATGGGCGATGTTGAACGACGCCTTGGGAAGATTTCCAGTCCTAGCTGCTCTCCTCGGGATGTGGAGTCTTTAAAAGACTCCCTTGAAGTCGGCCTTTCCATTCAATCTTTTTGTGATCAGGATGTGGACCCCTCTCTTTGGCAGACCTGTTCGCAGCTCACGCGAAAAATAGATCAAATACTCGAAAACGACGCTCCCCCAAGTTTTAAAGACAGCGGAATTATTCGGCAGGGATTTGATCCCCAATTGGACGAATGGATTCGGTTGAGCGAGGACAGCCAAACACTGCTGGCAGAGTTAGAAGCGCGCGAGAAGGCCGCGACCGATATTTCTTCGTTAAAGGTTCGCTACAATGGTGTTTTTGGGTTTTATATTGAGATCACAAATGCCCATAAGACGAAAGTCCCCAGTCATTATCTGCGGAAACAAACATTGGCTAATGCGGAGCGGTTTACAACCGACGAGCTGATCGAGCTCGAAAAAAAGGTTTTAACTGCGCGGACAAAGCGCCTTGAGTTGGAGCGCGATATATTTGCACAACTTCGCCAGCACATATTGCGAGCCTCTGCCGATCTGTTAGTTCTCTCTAGAGTTTGGAGTGAGCTTGATATTGTGAGTTCGCTGGCCTGGCTCGCGTTAGAATACAAGTACTGCCGACCAAAAGTGTTTGCAAACGGACAATTGCATTTGAAATCAAGTCGTCATCCAGTTGTAGAACAAGAGGTCAATCGGCGATTTGTTCCAAATGATATTTCTTTGGATGAAGGACAGTGCTTGTTGCTAACCGGGCCCAATATGGCCGGCAAATCGACTCTGATGAGGCAAGTTGCCATTTCTGCAATTCTCGCTCAGGTCGGAGGTTTTGTCCCTGCTGAGTCGGCCTCAATGCCGATTTTTGATCGAATATTTACGCGCATTGGAGCCAGTGACTATATATCGGAAGGCCTTTCGACTTTTATGGTTGAGATGCAGGAGACCGCAGAGATGTTGCATGAGGCCGGCCCGCGATCCCTTGTCATTTTAGATGAGGTGGGACGAGGGACTTCCACCTATGATGGAATGTGTTTGGCTCAAGCTATTCTTGAGTTTCTCGTTGAACGAAAACAATCCCTCACCTTGTTTGCAACCCACTACCATGAGCTGACCCAGCTAGAGTCTCGCCTTGGGCGAGTGAAAAATGCCCATATGTCGATCGTGGAGAAATCTGGTGACATTCAGTTTCTGCACACTTTGGTCGCGGGACCCGCGAACAAGTCTTATGGCATACAAGTGGCGAAATTGGCGGGTCTGCCAAAGGAAGTCACTCAGAGGGCGCAAGGGCTTTTGAAGAGAATTGAAGTCTTTAAGTCGTCGACTCCGGGGCAATTGACCTTTTTGGATTACAATTCGCCAGCGAGCTCGGTGTCTTTGGAATCTTCGGCGTCTTTGGTTGGAGAGAGTCAACAGGAAGCCTTGTTTTGA